Proteins encoded together in one Psychrobacter sp. 28M-43 window:
- the rluF gene encoding 23S rRNA pseudouridine(2604) synthase RluF, translating into MFNASSTRLNKYISESGICSRRDADRFIEQGNVYINGKRASVGDQVVAGDAVKVNGQLIEPREPDDFIFIALNKPVGIVSTTESSEKNNIVDFVRHSLRIFPIGRLDKDSQGLIFLTNNGDLVNKVLRAGNNHEKEYLVTVNKLLTDSVIEGLAGGVPMLGKMTKKCPVTKVAPNVFNITLVQGLNRQIRRMCEHFGYEVVKLERTRIMNVSLKGLPVGDWRDLTPKELSVLLKSVEDSSSQDNHSSKKSRNTPRKKPRADASSKSKPSTKSAGAAKGRNKYAKDDARKPAGSKGRDGRPTGRGKPSGGNGKSGGNGKPTTNGRRPSKGRGSSR; encoded by the coding sequence ATGTTCAACGCTTCCTCGACTCGTTTAAATAAATACATCAGCGAAAGTGGTATTTGCTCTAGGCGAGACGCTGACCGCTTTATTGAACAAGGTAATGTATACATCAATGGCAAACGTGCGTCGGTAGGCGATCAAGTGGTTGCTGGAGATGCGGTAAAAGTCAACGGGCAGCTTATTGAGCCAAGAGAGCCTGATGATTTTATTTTTATTGCGTTGAACAAGCCAGTGGGCATTGTGAGCACCACGGAAAGCTCTGAGAAAAATAATATTGTCGATTTTGTGCGACATAGTTTACGTATTTTTCCGATTGGCCGTTTGGACAAAGATTCTCAAGGTTTGATCTTTTTGACTAATAATGGTGATTTGGTCAATAAGGTGCTACGTGCTGGTAATAACCATGAAAAAGAATATCTAGTTACAGTAAACAAGCTGTTAACGGATAGTGTTATCGAAGGTTTGGCGGGCGGTGTACCGATGCTTGGCAAGATGACCAAAAAATGCCCAGTGACTAAAGTAGCTCCTAATGTATTTAACATCACGCTCGTTCAAGGCTTGAATCGTCAAATTCGCCGTATGTGTGAGCACTTTGGCTACGAAGTCGTCAAGCTTGAACGTACGCGGATTATGAATGTAAGTCTCAAGGGTCTTCCCGTTGGTGACTGGCGAGACTTAACCCCAAAAGAGCTGTCTGTGTTACTTAAATCTGTAGAAGATTCCTCTTCGCAAGACAATCATTCGAGCAAGAAATCTCGCAATACACCACGAAAGAAACCTCGTGCTGATGCTTCGTCAAAGTCAAAACCATCTACAAAATCAGCAGGTGCAGCAAAGGGGCGTAACAAATACGCTAAGGATGATGCTAGAAAACCAGCAGGTTCTAAAGGTAGGGATGGACGTCCTACTGGTCGTGGTAAGCCGTCAGGGGGTAATGGTAAGTCCGGAGGCAATGGCAAACCTACTACCAATGGCAGGCGTCCTTCAAAAGGAAGAGGCTCTTCACGGTAA
- a CDS encoding CaiB/BaiF CoA transferase family protein: MTDMHVSNHDQMADCLQGLRVIDLTRNLPGPFATRLLADLGADVLKIEPKQGDPARVFGELFVALNHGKTTEKHDFHDPKAIEAIKAHLEEADVMLDSFRPGVLAEMGLDAKTLHTINPKLVMVSITGYGLADGHSTEGVYLESAESKDSSQVNHDWSDKAGHDINFMAMSGVLDQLKTAQGEQAMPNIQFADLAGGSDTAVIALLAAVFAAQRTGRGRHIAISMTHSLYNHMVMPKVTGKLINSLSGNGLNDTLLPQHDFLGGALPCYRLYQTADKRHMAVGALELKFWQGLCEVLELPSLKEIHWQLGIMPNRPESEAATNTIAEKFASQTLEYWQRVFSATDVCVTPVLSLHEAKAHPLFAHQDEHHATSGWQQVS; the protein is encoded by the coding sequence ATGACTGACATGCATGTATCAAATCATGATCAAATGGCGGACTGTCTACAAGGGTTACGAGTGATCGATCTGACTCGTAACCTACCTGGGCCTTTTGCCACGCGTTTGCTTGCAGATTTGGGTGCGGACGTCCTTAAAATCGAGCCCAAACAAGGTGATCCTGCTCGGGTGTTTGGTGAGCTCTTCGTAGCTCTAAACCACGGTAAGACGACCGAAAAGCATGACTTTCATGATCCCAAAGCGATTGAAGCTATAAAAGCACATCTTGAAGAAGCTGATGTGATGCTAGATAGCTTTCGCCCAGGTGTATTGGCGGAAATGGGACTAGATGCTAAGACCTTGCATACCATCAACCCAAAGCTAGTAATGGTATCTATTACTGGTTATGGCTTAGCAGATGGCCACTCAACAGAAGGTGTCTACTTAGAAAGTGCTGAGTCAAAAGATAGCTCTCAAGTGAATCATGACTGGTCTGATAAGGCCGGTCATGATATCAACTTTATGGCTATGAGTGGTGTGCTTGATCAGCTAAAAACAGCGCAGGGTGAGCAGGCCATGCCCAATATCCAGTTTGCGGATTTGGCAGGTGGTAGTGACACAGCCGTGATAGCACTGTTGGCTGCCGTATTTGCCGCGCAGCGTACGGGTAGGGGACGACACATTGCTATTAGCATGACGCATAGCCTTTACAATCATATGGTCATGCCAAAGGTCACAGGCAAACTGATTAATAGCCTTTCAGGAAATGGCTTAAACGATACTCTACTGCCGCAGCATGACTTTTTGGGGGGTGCATTACCATGCTATCGATTGTATCAAACCGCTGATAAGCGGCATATGGCGGTTGGTGCATTGGAGTTGAAATTTTGGCAAGGGCTATGTGAGGTATTGGAGCTACCGTCGCTTAAAGAAATACACTGGCAACTTGGTATCATGCCCAATAGACCCGAGAGTGAAGCCGCGACCAACACAATCGCGGAAAAATTTGCCAGTCAAACGCTTGAGTATTGGCAACGTGTATTTTCAGCAACAGATGTCTGTGTGACCCCTGTACTGAGTTTACATGAAGCCAAAGCTCACCCTTTATTTGCACATCAAGATGAACATCATGCGACGTCAGGGTGGCAACAAGTAAGTTGA
- a CDS encoding 3-hydroxyacyl-CoA dehydrogenase NAD-binding domain-containing protein: MITNNQTADSVTAINVLENFSAQYDNDGIVTVTIDQSKRKMNVIGDGFTESFATMVDSFINDDSATGLIITSAKETFVVGADIDQLNQIKTAEQAFALTEELKGSLRKLEISGKPVVAAMTGTALGGGLELALACHYRITIDTPKTKLGLPEVKLGLLPGGGGTQRLPRLVGIQVALELMTQGKELRPSAAKDIGLIDAIATDRADMLKQAKDWIQNNPSAQQRWDKKGFKIPGGDSKHPKVVPIFSIAPAMANQKSHGNYPAITHIMSCVFEGCLVDIDTGLEIESRYFAACVLSTESKNMINTLWTQLNSIKKGQSRPQGFERTQIKKVGILGAGMMGAGIAYVTAKAGIEVVLLDTEIANAEKGKAYSASILDKAISRQRATEEKKQTLLERITPTVSYDDLADCDLVIEAVFENREIKAKCTQQSEAVISNTAVYASNTSTLPITGLAKASTRPNQFIGLHFFSPVDKMPLVEIIMGEQTDDATLAKAFDYVVQIGKTPIVVNDSHGFYTSRVFGTYVSEGIAMLGEGVHPRSIEVAGMKTGMPMPPLALQDEVSLSLALHVSEQQQADMAAEGKPIVVRPSYDILKTLVNEHGREGKKNGKGFYDYPIEGDKHLWPELVNLYPPKSEQPSQQDLVDRLMFIQANESAKCYEENVVRSVADTNIGSIFGWGFAPQHGGTLQFINGMGVSAFVERSRELAAKYGERFEPAQILLDMAAKGEAFSDD; encoded by the coding sequence ATGATAACAAATAACCAGACAGCAGATAGCGTAACAGCCATTAATGTACTAGAAAACTTCTCTGCCCAGTATGACAACGATGGTATCGTCACGGTCACGATTGACCAAAGCAAACGCAAAATGAATGTCATCGGTGACGGCTTTACGGAGTCGTTTGCCACGATGGTGGATAGTTTTATCAATGATGATTCAGCTACAGGCTTAATTATCACATCGGCTAAAGAAACCTTCGTGGTTGGCGCAGATATCGATCAATTGAACCAGATAAAGACAGCCGAGCAAGCATTTGCACTGACTGAAGAATTAAAAGGTAGTTTGCGTAAGCTTGAGATTTCAGGTAAACCTGTGGTTGCTGCTATGACAGGAACCGCACTGGGTGGTGGTTTAGAGCTGGCACTTGCCTGTCATTATCGTATTACCATTGACACGCCCAAGACCAAGCTTGGTTTGCCTGAGGTGAAACTGGGCTTATTACCTGGTGGCGGAGGTACTCAGCGTTTACCGCGATTGGTCGGTATTCAAGTGGCACTGGAGCTGATGACGCAAGGCAAAGAATTACGACCATCTGCCGCAAAAGACATTGGACTTATTGATGCAATAGCCACTGATCGAGCAGACATGCTGAAGCAAGCTAAAGACTGGATCCAAAATAATCCAAGTGCGCAGCAGCGATGGGATAAGAAAGGCTTTAAAATTCCTGGCGGCGATAGCAAGCATCCAAAGGTAGTGCCTATATTTTCTATCGCACCAGCCATGGCCAATCAAAAATCACATGGCAACTATCCAGCGATCACTCATATTATGTCTTGTGTGTTTGAAGGATGCCTAGTGGATATTGATACAGGGCTTGAAATTGAGTCGCGTTATTTTGCCGCTTGCGTACTGTCCACTGAATCTAAAAACATGATTAACACCTTATGGACGCAGCTGAATAGTATCAAAAAAGGTCAGTCTCGCCCTCAAGGGTTTGAGCGAACCCAAATTAAAAAGGTCGGTATTTTAGGGGCTGGCATGATGGGCGCTGGTATTGCTTATGTCACTGCCAAGGCAGGGATAGAGGTCGTGCTATTGGACACAGAGATTGCTAATGCAGAAAAAGGCAAAGCGTATTCTGCTAGTATTTTGGATAAAGCCATTAGCCGACAGCGTGCTACCGAAGAGAAAAAACAAACTCTCTTAGAACGCATCACGCCAACAGTTTCTTACGATGATTTGGCAGATTGCGATCTTGTTATCGAAGCGGTGTTTGAAAACCGAGAAATCAAAGCCAAGTGTACCCAGCAAAGTGAAGCGGTGATTTCAAACACGGCCGTCTATGCATCTAACACCTCAACACTACCAATTACAGGATTGGCAAAAGCCAGCACGCGACCAAACCAGTTTATTGGTCTGCATTTTTTCTCCCCAGTAGACAAGATGCCGCTCGTTGAGATTATCATGGGCGAGCAAACCGACGATGCAACATTGGCCAAAGCTTTCGACTATGTTGTGCAAATAGGTAAAACGCCTATCGTCGTCAATGACAGTCATGGCTTTTATACCTCGCGGGTATTTGGCACTTATGTTTCAGAGGGTATCGCAATGCTAGGAGAGGGGGTGCATCCGCGTAGCATCGAAGTTGCCGGTATGAAAACAGGTATGCCAATGCCGCCCTTAGCATTGCAAGATGAAGTGTCGTTGAGCCTCGCATTGCATGTCAGCGAACAGCAGCAAGCGGATATGGCAGCCGAAGGTAAGCCAATTGTAGTGCGACCTTCTTATGACATACTAAAAACATTGGTTAATGAGCATGGGCGCGAAGGTAAGAAAAATGGCAAGGGCTTCTACGACTATCCAATAGAGGGTGATAAGCATCTATGGCCTGAATTGGTAAATTTATATCCGCCAAAATCAGAGCAACCCTCGCAGCAAGATTTGGTTGATCGCCTGATGTTTATTCAAGCCAATGAATCTGCTAAATGCTATGAGGAAAACGTAGTGCGCTCAGTGGCCGATACCAATATAGGGTCTATCTTTGGTTGGGGTTTTGCACCGCAGCACGGTGGTACGCTACAGTTTATCAATGGAATGGGCGTGAGTGCGTTTGTTGAGCGTAGCCGTGAGCTGGCTGCGAAATATGGTGAACGTTTTGAGCCTGCTCAGATTTTGCTAGATATGGCAGCCAAAGGCGAGGCGTTCTCCGATGACTGA
- a CDS encoding acetyl-CoA C-acetyltransferase — MTETAYIYDAIRTPRGKGKKDGSLYQASPIWLTRTLLKEMQQRHNLDTSLVDDVVLGCVTPVGEQGSDIARIAVIDAGWAQSVAGLTLSRFCASGLESINLAAAKVMSGMEDMVVAGGVESMSRVPMGSDGGAWYMDPRVNEATHFVPQGVGADTIATLKGFSRSDVDAFATESHRRAAQAWEKGYYDKSVVPVTDINGMMLLDKDETIRPNTNVETLAGLKPSFIMPGKMGFDSVILDRYTTIETVNHVHHAGNSSGIVDGAAICLVGSAAAGQKAGLKPRAKITMASVIGSEPAIMLTGPTPACQKALDKAGMQASDIDLWEINEAFAAVPMNTADDFGISFDIVNVNGGAISMGHPLGATGAMLMTTVLDELERRDLQTAMITLCVGGGMGIATIIERV; from the coding sequence ATGACTGAGACCGCTTACATTTATGATGCCATTCGCACGCCACGTGGCAAAGGCAAAAAAGATGGCTCTTTGTATCAGGCATCACCGATTTGGCTGACGCGAACTTTACTAAAAGAAATGCAACAGCGCCACAACTTGGATACCAGTTTGGTCGATGATGTGGTACTTGGCTGTGTGACGCCAGTGGGTGAGCAAGGCTCTGATATTGCCCGTATTGCCGTTATTGACGCTGGCTGGGCGCAAAGTGTGGCAGGTCTTACCTTATCTCGATTTTGTGCCTCTGGTCTAGAGTCTATTAATTTAGCTGCTGCCAAAGTCATGTCAGGTATGGAAGACATGGTAGTGGCAGGCGGTGTGGAGTCTATGAGCCGTGTGCCGATGGGATCTGATGGTGGTGCTTGGTACATGGATCCACGGGTCAATGAAGCCACGCATTTCGTACCGCAAGGCGTGGGCGCGGATACCATCGCGACGCTCAAAGGCTTTAGTCGTAGTGATGTCGATGCCTTTGCTACCGAGTCGCATCGCCGCGCTGCACAGGCGTGGGAGAAGGGCTATTATGATAAATCGGTCGTCCCTGTCACCGATATCAATGGCATGATGCTATTGGATAAAGATGAAACTATCCGTCCTAATACCAATGTCGAGACCTTAGCTGGGCTAAAACCTTCTTTTATTATGCCGGGCAAAATGGGCTTTGATAGTGTGATATTAGACAGATATACCACGATTGAAACCGTAAACCACGTACACCATGCGGGTAACTCTTCAGGCATCGTTGATGGGGCAGCTATCTGTTTGGTTGGCAGCGCGGCGGCTGGTCAAAAAGCAGGGTTAAAACCACGCGCCAAGATCACAATGGCCTCAGTCATTGGCTCAGAGCCTGCCATTATGCTGACAGGTCCAACGCCAGCTTGCCAAAAAGCCCTCGATAAAGCAGGCATGCAAGCCTCTGACATAGACCTTTGGGAAATCAACGAAGCCTTCGCTGCTGTGCCGATGAATACTGCTGATGATTTTGGCATCTCGTTTGATATCGTCAACGTCAACGGTGGTGCGATATCCATGGGTCATCCGCTTGGAGCAACTGGCGCGATGCTCATGACGACCGTCCTTGATGAGCTAGAACGACGCGATCTACAGACCGCGATGATTACGCTATGTGTAGGCGGTGGTATGGGAATTGCCACTATTATCGAGCGTGTTTAA
- a CDS encoding acyl-CoA dehydrogenase family protein, whose protein sequence is MSIEKFTPNWMTEEHQMVHDSALKMFQSWDPKDEQWRKNGMIDRAAWEEAGEMGFLCAAIPAEYGGGGGDFGHEAALIYAQTEANQSGFGGMVHSGIVAPYILDHGTEEQKQAWLPKMATGEYIGAIAMTEPGTGSDLQNIKTYAVKDGDDYIINGSKTFITNGQHANLILLACKTDREKGAQGVSLIIVETDKVEGFERGRNLDKIGLTSQDTSELFFSNVRVPQTNLLGTVEGMGFIQMMQELPRERLIIALSGVGSMKLAINLTLDYVKGREAFGKPIWKFQNTRFKMAECYADYLAASTMCDAAVDAMLDGKLSVPHASLIKYWVTEKQCEVIDECVQLFGGYGYMTEYPIARLYADARVQKIYGGTNEIMKELASRFM, encoded by the coding sequence ATGAGTATCGAAAAGTTCACCCCAAACTGGATGACCGAAGAGCATCAGATGGTGCACGACAGCGCCTTAAAAATGTTTCAATCTTGGGATCCTAAAGATGAGCAGTGGCGCAAGAATGGCATGATTGATCGCGCTGCGTGGGAAGAGGCGGGCGAGATGGGGTTCTTGTGTGCAGCGATACCAGCTGAATATGGCGGCGGCGGCGGCGATTTCGGTCACGAAGCGGCGCTCATCTACGCACAGACTGAGGCCAATCAATCGGGATTTGGCGGTATGGTGCATTCGGGCATTGTCGCGCCTTATATTTTAGACCACGGTACTGAAGAGCAAAAACAAGCGTGGCTACCAAAAATGGCAACGGGCGAATATATCGGCGCTATCGCCATGACCGAGCCTGGCACTGGCTCCGACCTACAAAACATCAAAACCTATGCAGTAAAAGACGGTGATGATTATATTATCAATGGCTCTAAGACCTTTATTACTAATGGTCAGCATGCCAATCTTATCCTATTAGCGTGCAAAACAGACCGTGAAAAAGGCGCGCAAGGTGTCTCACTTATTATCGTAGAAACGGACAAAGTAGAAGGGTTTGAGCGTGGACGTAACCTAGATAAGATTGGTCTGACCTCGCAGGATACCTCAGAGTTGTTCTTTAGCAATGTACGTGTGCCACAAACTAACCTGCTCGGCACGGTAGAAGGTATGGGTTTTATCCAGATGATGCAGGAGCTGCCGCGTGAGCGCTTAATCATTGCATTATCTGGGGTTGGCTCGATGAAGCTGGCGATCAATTTAACTTTAGATTACGTAAAAGGCCGTGAAGCCTTTGGTAAACCTATTTGGAAGTTTCAAAACACGCGCTTTAAGATGGCGGAATGCTATGCCGATTATCTCGCTGCCAGTACCATGTGTGATGCAGCAGTCGATGCGATGTTAGATGGCAAACTGTCTGTACCGCATGCCTCATTAATCAAATATTGGGTCACCGAAAAACAGTGCGAAGTCATCGACGAATGCGTGCAGCTGTTTGGTGGCTATGGCTATATGACAGAGTATCCTATCGCACGTTTATATGCCGATGCGCGCGTGCAAAAAATCTATGGCGGCACCAATGAGATTATGAAAGAGCTGGCTTCACGCTTTATGTAG